From Rhododendron vialii isolate Sample 1 chromosome 10a, ASM3025357v1, the proteins below share one genomic window:
- the LOC131303031 gene encoding uncharacterized protein LOC131303031, translating to MLMVGMRHLLKDCAKGRALQTRPAPVTASPIATQVQPRRSARTCPQGTTSLPVPASTRGRGAGRAPRPAAGAGRFEVLPREASQQRPARMEPEESEEGTEESSESRVLGTSDSSTASGSSDDDGDDEPESSESKGPRQKRIRRV from the exons atgctgatggtggggatgcgccACCTCTTGAAGGACTGCGCTAAGGGGAGAGCCCTTCAGACGAGACCTGCCCCTGTGACTGCTTCTCCTATTGCCACTCAG gtGCAGCCACGACGTTCAGCTAGGACGTGTCCGCAGGGCACCACGAGCCTTCCTGTTCCTGCCAGCACGCGAGGTCGGGGTGCAGGACGTGCGCCACGGCCTGCTGCGGGTGCGGGACGGTTCGAGGTTTTGCCTCGGGAGGCGTCTCAGCAGAGACCAGCTCGCATGGAGCCGGAGGAGTCAGAGGAGGGGACAGAGGAGTCCTCCGAGTCACGTGTCCTGGGGACGTCGGACTCGAGTACTGCTTCTGGTTCTTCTGACGACGACGGTGATGACGAGCCCGAGAGTTCTGAGTCCAAGGGACCACGACAGAAGAGAATTCGACGGGTCTGA
- the LOC131303032 gene encoding uncharacterized protein LOC131303032 — MARGDEDGVIGSGEGVEPSGQEVTAGAMVVAAGGNGGDAGAEPSDGDATAGATVVAAAGDQGVAGGSSVVVAAGEGAEVAAIRGSGSGDRGSGSGGGGSGRPLTPTVEELFAAAERASDGGIADRGGEEVVGGQFSETPVLRTATVLEPRNGDSGIGASRPVPFVDGDFLEDAEPRDILDTFGLDPGVAAVLRDASTPEDRASALLLGALLSGAGSGTPEVVVPEVEELGGDRVDAEAAVEVRVTAVDEAKAYLEERRAYLAGERPEFTLATYAP, encoded by the coding sequence ATGGCGAGGGGGGATGAAGATGGGGTGATCGGCAGCGGCGAAGGGGTGGAGCCTAGCGGTCAGGAGGTCACGGCTGGTGCCATGGTGGTGGCAGCTGGGGGGAATGGAGGTGACGCAGGGGCTGAGCCCAGCGACGGGGACGCCACGGCTGGTGCCACGGTGGTGGCGGCTGCTGGTGACCAGGGGGTCGCCGGAGGGAGTTCAGTGGTGGTTGCTGCCGGTGAGGGTGCAGAGGTGGCGGCAATAAGGGGCTCCGGTAGCGGGGACAGAGGTTCGGGCAGTGGAGGCGGGGGTTCGGGTAGGCCTCTCACTcctaccgtggaggagttgTTTGCGGCTGCCGAGCGGGCGAGCGACGGGGGGATAGCCGACCGCGGTGGTGAGGAGGTAGTTGGTGGACAGTTCAGCGAGACGCCGGTGCTGAGGACGGCGACGGTGTTAGAGCCGAGGAATGGGGACAGCGGGATCGGGGCCTCACGCCCTGTTCCCttcgtggatggggacttcctGGAGGACGCGGAGCCTCGGGATATCTTGGACACGTTTGGTCTCGACCCTGGGGTTGCGGCGGTGCTAAGGGACGCTAGTACGCCTGAGGACCGGGCTTCGGCGTTGCTTTTAGGGGCTTTGCTGAGCGGAGCGGGCTCGGGCACTCCAGAGGTGGTTGTACCGGAGGTGGAGGAGTTGGGAGGGGATAGGGTGGATGCCGAGGCGGCGGTTGAGGTACGGGTTACCGCGGTAGACGAGGCGAAAGCCTACTTGGAGGAGCGGCGAGCCTACCTGGCGGGGGAGCGGCCCGAGTTCACTCTGGCTACGTATGCTCCTTGA